One stretch of Pigmentiphaga aceris DNA includes these proteins:
- a CDS encoding LysR family transcriptional regulator — MSGIPPAPALPSLDAMISRLRLKQLRLLSVLADHGSLIKASEQLSITQPGASKALAEVETALGATLFVRTNKGLVPTDIGHLVIRYARLIQTDIGHLREEMQGMLEGSGGRLALGVIMGAVPLLSDALTRLLELRPGLSVEIVEDTSARLLRLLEQGRLDVAICRTSISQQPQLYDSIDIHDETLAVIANVAHPLADRDSLELEDLAASRWVVYSANMPMRLSLEREFHQAGLRFPLQLLETTSAFTTLSLLQKNPRIVALVSTEVAAFCTRFGMTRILPLRLRSRSEPYQLVTRHGGSLSPAAMLFMREFPAYQAGIQSDTDQMQGSNAGR, encoded by the coding sequence ATGTCCGGGATACCCCCTGCCCCTGCCCTGCCCTCGCTGGACGCGATGATTTCGCGGCTGCGCCTGAAGCAGTTGCGGCTGTTGAGCGTACTGGCCGATCACGGTTCGCTGATCAAGGCGTCCGAGCAGTTGTCGATCACCCAACCCGGTGCCAGCAAGGCCTTGGCCGAGGTCGAAACCGCGCTGGGTGCGACGCTTTTTGTGCGCACCAACAAGGGCCTGGTGCCGACCGATATCGGCCATTTGGTGATCCGCTACGCACGGCTGATCCAGACTGATATCGGCCACCTGCGTGAAGAGATGCAAGGCATGCTGGAAGGCAGCGGCGGACGGCTGGCGCTGGGCGTCATCATGGGGGCGGTGCCCTTGCTGTCGGACGCGCTGACACGCTTGCTGGAATTGCGTCCGGGCCTGTCGGTCGAGATCGTCGAAGACACCAGCGCGCGCCTGTTGCGATTGCTTGAGCAAGGCCGGCTGGATGTGGCCATTTGCCGCACCAGCATCAGCCAGCAACCGCAGCTGTATGACAGCATCGACATTCATGATGAAACGCTGGCGGTGATTGCCAACGTGGCGCATCCCCTGGCGGATCGGGACAGCTTGGAACTGGAAGATCTGGCGGCATCGCGCTGGGTGGTGTATTCGGCCAACATGCCGATGCGCCTGTCGCTGGAGCGCGAATTCCATCAGGCCGGGTTGCGCTTTCCCTTGCAGTTGCTGGAAACGACATCCGCTTTCACGACGCTGTCCTTGTTGCAGAAAAACCCGCGCATCGTTGCCTTGGTGTCGACCGAAGTAGCGGCGTTTTGCACCCGCTTTGGCATGACGCGGATACTGCCGCTGCGGCTGCGATCACGCAGTGAACCCTATCAACTGGTGACCCGGCATGGCGGCAGTCTGTCGCCAGCGGCGATGTTGTTCATGCGGGAATTTCCGGCGTATCAGGCGGGCATCCAGTCCGATACAGACCAGATGCAGGGATCAAACGCAGGGCGCTGA
- a CDS encoding iron-containing alcohol dehydrogenase: protein MALINYVTQVQFDFGALALLQQECDRLGIKHPMIVTDAGVKAAGIVDRVLAQLTEPAAVGVFDQTPPNPNEAAVRAASQVYRDGGFDGIIAVGGGSAIDLAKGVAVCGTHDGPLKQFALIEGGLARITAATAPVIAIPTTAGTGSEVGRAAILILDDGRKVGILSPHVVPKSAICDPELTLGLPPMLTAATGMDAITHCIETFLSPLFNPPAEGIALDGLWRGWAHIERATKTGGDRDARWNMMSASMQGAMAFQKGLGCVHSLSHSLGGVNPRLHHGTLNAVLLPAVLDFNREAATVEKDHKFDRLAHAMGLPDGDAIGPAIKALNERLGLPATLTQMGVTRDLFPKIVEGALLDHSHKTNPREASADDYARLLDRSM from the coding sequence ATGGCTTTGATCAACTACGTCACGCAAGTCCAGTTCGATTTCGGCGCGCTTGCGCTCTTGCAGCAAGAGTGCGATCGCCTCGGCATCAAGCACCCGATGATCGTCACCGACGCAGGCGTGAAAGCCGCCGGCATCGTCGACCGCGTGCTGGCCCAGCTGACCGAACCGGCAGCCGTTGGTGTATTCGACCAGACGCCGCCGAACCCGAACGAAGCCGCCGTGCGCGCTGCATCCCAGGTGTACCGCGACGGTGGCTTCGACGGCATCATCGCCGTTGGCGGCGGCTCGGCCATCGACTTGGCGAAGGGCGTGGCGGTATGTGGCACCCACGACGGCCCGCTGAAGCAATTTGCGTTGATCGAAGGTGGCCTGGCACGCATCACGGCAGCCACTGCACCGGTCATCGCCATTCCCACCACGGCAGGCACCGGCAGCGAAGTCGGCCGTGCCGCCATCCTGATTCTGGACGATGGCCGCAAGGTCGGCATCCTGTCGCCGCACGTGGTGCCGAAGTCTGCCATCTGCGACCCCGAACTGACGCTTGGCCTGCCGCCCATGTTGACGGCCGCCACCGGCATGGATGCCATCACCCACTGCATCGAGACCTTCCTGTCGCCGCTGTTCAACCCGCCCGCCGAAGGCATTGCGCTGGACGGCCTGTGGCGCGGTTGGGCACACATCGAACGGGCCACCAAGACGGGTGGGGACCGCGATGCACGCTGGAACATGATGAGCGCATCCATGCAAGGCGCGATGGCGTTCCAGAAAGGCCTGGGATGCGTACACAGCCTTAGCCACTCACTGGGCGGCGTCAATCCGCGCCTGCACCACGGCACGCTGAACGCCGTGCTGCTGCCGGCCGTGCTGGACTTCAATCGTGAAGCCGCCACGGTCGAAAAAGACCACAAATTCGACCGCCTGGCGCATGCCATGGGCTTGCCCGATGGCGACGCAATCGGCCCAGCCATCAAGGCACTGAACGAACGCCTTGGCCTGCCCGCCACGCTGACGCAAATGGGCGTCACGCGCGACCTGTTCCCCAAGATCGTCGAAGGCGCACTGCTCGACCACAGCCACAAGACCAACCCGCGTGAAGCATCGGCAGACGACTACGCGCGGCTGCTGGATCGTTCGATGTAA
- a CDS encoding ABC transporter substrate-binding protein codes for MLKKPLVAAILGAAAWFAPFASATAAGDVVRIGFITDMSGLYADMDGAGGAEAIRMAIADFGGTVNGKKIELVVADHQNRADIAAARAREWFDQGGVDMLVGGVNSAASLALGNVAAEKKRVFISVGAGTTRQTNEECNPYTIQYAYDTAALARGTGSAIAKQPNGKSWYFLTADYAFGTSLEQDTEAVVKSNGGTVVGRTKHPLSTSDFSAFLLQAQASKAQILGLANAGGDLINAIKSANEFGVTKTMRMAGLLIFITDIHSLGLDLTQGMYLTDGWYWDLNDESRAWGKRYYEKMKKMPTMFQAGDASAVTQYLNAVKATGGTDADKIMAHLRATPIKDFFTPHGVIRPDGRMVHEMYLMEVKKPSESKAPWDYYKLIQKIPGEEAYMTKAESRCAAWK; via the coding sequence ATGTTGAAAAAACCCCTTGTCGCCGCCATCCTCGGTGCGGCCGCGTGGTTCGCACCCTTTGCCTCTGCCACCGCTGCGGGCGACGTGGTCCGCATCGGCTTCATCACCGACATGTCCGGCCTGTACGCCGACATGGACGGCGCAGGCGGTGCCGAAGCCATCCGCATGGCAATCGCCGACTTCGGCGGCACCGTCAACGGCAAGAAAATCGAACTCGTCGTGGCCGACCACCAGAACCGTGCCGACATCGCCGCCGCCCGTGCGCGCGAATGGTTCGACCAAGGCGGCGTCGACATGCTGGTAGGTGGCGTGAACTCCGCCGCCAGTCTGGCGCTGGGCAACGTGGCCGCAGAAAAGAAGCGCGTCTTCATCTCGGTCGGTGCCGGCACCACGCGCCAGACCAACGAAGAATGCAACCCGTACACCATCCAATACGCCTACGACACGGCCGCATTGGCACGCGGCACAGGCAGCGCAATCGCCAAACAACCCAACGGCAAAAGCTGGTACTTCCTGACCGCCGACTACGCCTTCGGCACCTCGCTGGAACAAGACACCGAAGCAGTGGTGAAGTCCAACGGCGGCACCGTGGTTGGCCGCACCAAGCATCCCTTATCCACGTCAGACTTCTCAGCCTTCCTGCTGCAAGCGCAGGCCTCGAAAGCGCAGATTCTGGGCCTGGCCAATGCAGGTGGTGACCTGATCAACGCGATCAAATCCGCCAACGAATTCGGCGTGACGAAAACCATGCGCATGGCCGGCTTGCTGATCTTCATCACGGACATTCATTCGCTGGGTCTGGACCTGACCCAGGGCATGTATCTGACCGATGGTTGGTACTGGGATTTGAATGATGAGTCCCGCGCCTGGGGCAAGCGTTACTACGAGAAAATGAAGAAGATGCCGACCATGTTCCAGGCGGGCGATGCGTCTGCGGTGACGCAATATCTGAATGCGGTGAAGGCGACTGGCGGCACGGATGCGGACAAGATCATGGCGCACTTACGGGCCACGCCGATCAAGGATTTCTTCACGCCACATGGGGTGATTCGCCCGGACGGCCGTATGGTGCATGAGATGTATCTGATGGAAGTGAAGAAGCCGTCTGAATCGAAGGCACCCTGGGACTACTACAAGCTGATCCAGAAGATCCCGGGCGAAGAGGCGTACATGACGAAGGCAGAGTCGCGTTGCGCTGCTTGGAAGTGA